Proteins encoded in a region of the candidate division KSB1 bacterium genome:
- a CDS encoding T9SS type A sorting domain-containing protein, whose translation MKSTSKSPPRSWRKTRNGPGAMGAMVMALATALILQHDAAAQYQVAQSVVGSGGGAIGNASYRIVSTVGQPAIGVLSGVSHINGAGFWYASGGLITSVEQAAETLPKEYRLEQNYPNPFNPATTICFALPKRSAVSLVLVDVLGREVATLVDKELEPGEYKVVFNAEGLSTGVYFYRLHAKDPSPDSGGGFSQTKRLLLLR comes from the coding sequence ATGAAGAGCACATCTAAGAGTCCGCCGCGAAGCTGGCGGAAGACAAGGAATGGACCTGGGGCCATGGGCGCCATGGTTATGGCTTTGGCCACCGCTCTGATCTTGCAGCACGATGCTGCCGCACAGTATCAAGTGGCGCAGAGCGTGGTGGGCAGTGGGGGTGGCGCCATTGGCAACGCCAGCTACCGCATCGTTAGCACGGTGGGTCAGCCGGCCATCGGCGTGCTGAGCGGCGTGAGCCACATCAACGGGGCGGGGTTCTGGTACGCCTCGGGCGGCCTCATCACCAGCGTGGAGCAAGCGGCAGAGACTCTGCCCAAGGAGTACCGGCTGGAGCAGAACTATCCCAATCCCTTCAATCCCGCCACCACCATTTGCTTTGCGCTTCCCAAGCGCTCGGCGGTGAGCTTGGTGCTAGTGGACGTGCTGGGCAGAGAGGTGGCAACCCTGGTGGACAAGGAGCTTGAGCCAGGCGAGTACAAGGTGGTCTTCAATGCCGAGGGACTGTCTACCGGGGTCTACTTCTACCGCCTTCACGCGAAGGATCCTTCGCCTGATTCGGGTGGAGGATTTTCTCAAACAAAGAGGCTCCTGTTGCTGAGGTAA